One part of the Aspergillus luchuensis IFO 4308 DNA, chromosome 5, nearly complete sequence genome encodes these proteins:
- a CDS encoding proteasome activator BLM10 (COG:O;~EggNog:ENOG410PFXY;~InterPro:IPR016024,IPR032372,IPR021843,IPR032430, IPR035309;~PFAM:PF16547,PF11919,PF16507;~go_function: GO:0016504 - peptidase activator activity [Evidence IEA];~go_function: GO:0070577 - lysine-acetylated histone binding [Evidence IEA];~go_function: GO:0070628 - proteasome binding [Evidence IEA]), producing MDQSGPKAILTSDNFQNVHEISRATSPGGEPVALNGEGEPKARVRPRTYPYFKYLPYTPEDESERQRNLREILKQLYIAVEAGDFSPGAVHWTRELRGWLSLKFDPTRSERINLVKLYYELSLAPGIDPNVSERFASMFMLLTKRKHYLRPVKDLTLDWRPLYRELKSFVLPTESGLVHSTNLKRNVKTLTKLCAFVQLYIDPCELPAMLEEFLPHYTTSFSEGAFVVVGLINLLLPTSPPPESREDLLPHHYLPTHFHLWSLVSRSKTFDITYLDYLSRLARDSLPAGNIPFSEYGLFTKEQSSLIFTAILRLLEIPVGQSTSPYSALVDISSGLGIMLDRDTRKHPVAHHIARWIVMSLSPACLEAEESVLTQLEGLIQAVETFFHPSNSGSWTKTLSQLVYYLADFFVMRWNREQSGEMDIPEERRLTEPLKRRFVLCLRDVIFMGIYAKSGTAMSFSLSTLQSLAFLEPHLILPGALQRIYPSLQGLVEVHRTTSSLRALQVLSRIISRTKGYRCHMTTLLGLALPGVDANDLEKSLHALSFIQSACYNIPMADLTREGDDVNCNMLAMQWITGEMERMEEQGVEVQLNYDTELDDKTEEMILRSSTCGFGDFIVSFLGRVFTLLENLPDVTRVRNGSPEENIVNTLPATFMPLLSSLSPEYYDIALSKVVDFVSNHVIHQARDAMAFICNSVCKVSPAKALKRFIPVLTQAIRTEIDDNGAGSTRTTGTDVLPRDRGLVWNVSMLSMCVVHVGDAVLAHKKELFDIAVYMQQKCRGIPTVHISNFIHHLLLNLTGTYTSDYSLYEPDVVAKGIQPDLWSYRQDPCKLSVKWHVPKREELEFAVELFQNQAQSALKQLTALTTETSSVKRDGSGKDWSDEVTRNLVLLRLILSGISVLFDPKAASTTTVNGSTTSSNDVEMADAKQDSHTVDDEDADSALDSSDEAAVRESFSYPTNYPLRETDQMYTTIHEIREKAGWVLHDVHRFLSDKQEDDVPCFAALYSAYRSWFVDVGIERSAHVLDRVTRLLAADIHPYKMSGIRKDYPRPLLVRRANVYHLQRLRHNAAPRRRSKLDEILLLDIAESCVSLYTETRRNAQSAGESALKAVWGSRLLVIPPLLKALQKGIRENDHARIKGALFSLLLGSVAKTVGRHWKFAPTLVRTFIDASAVDKPSVQRICSSAVFQIMDYGRSMERMAILDRDIVEAIAPQENVSDEITQKRETINNKRVLIEKKKADLSEELVNLARVSHWKVASRAATIVITMGLRFDYVASENLIDLVTHGSIDDHPGLRGMYSQALIALFTMIDVRAICSHDYKNYILGHQHFPSKIKVATKRYEEGWTKEYLSSFGNPEAEYYVDHDFPGWLVWADSMPAYKSNVARDIEYDEVEWKVRAYMGKLFDRSWFSKFFMYLKQEPRDPSADKFRMPCAMMLLYAFELMLRDGLTAATFQDIQEEIQLVFEDGSDKHQHRATAEILGALVSSVADTSVEKRTMVWEYAFPIVQKIFTDGLTPENSGYWTTFLHMILQCRDPRRAWPLVDWLASFRLDMGTNAAFKESSKINLLHQSIIDAGWHFQLEKPIIKDFLAHLDHPYKGVREAMGQTIATIFRTRYHESYADLKRLLSAQESASSVGTYPYLPTEEFTKMVHEVFGRIEKWRHERTPGQQAPSSYTSGCKTVLLWLDSTLSSHECTQLVPFFPDLFTGQLLHMMDVKEDPELQSLAYHVFRHLPNIPYPAEDNSGFIKTLIHIGQTSPSWHQRLRVMINIQIIYFRRLFLLSSGDRDKLFECVASMLEDPQHEVRVGASATLSGMIRCSPVSLRQEMVNRLRERFTKVLVENPLPKKPKGFRSGLSTPVSSGAGTPTPEHTRLILVRHGAVLGLGALIQAFPYNSPPPSWMPEALTTLSVRAASDPGIVGSSVKSIISEFKKTRQDTWHIDAKAFTPDQLEDLSGVLWKSYFA from the exons ATGGATCAATCAGGTCCTAAGGCCATTCTCACATCCGATAACTTCCAAAATGTTCACGAGATATCGCGAGCTACCTCTCCCGGAGGTGAGCCTGTCGCCTTAAACGGAGAGGGCGAGCCCAAGGCACGGGTCCGGCCTCGCACATACCCATACTTCAAATACCTACCATACACGCCGGAAGACGAATCGGAAAGGCAGCGCAACCTGCGAGAGATTCTAAAGCAGCTGTATATCGCGGTGGAGGCTGGTGACTTCAGTCCTGGTGCAGTGCATTGGACGCGAGAGCTCAGAGGATGGCTGTCACTCAAGTTTGATCCGACTCGAAGCGAGCGGATCAATCTTGTCAAGCTGTACTATGAGCTGTCCCTCGCTCCTGGGATCGACCCTAATGTTTCAGAGCGGTTCGCAAGCATGTTCATGCTCCTTACCAA GCGCAAGCATTATCTCAGACCAGTCAAAGATTTAACACTAGATTGGAGACCGCTATACAGAGAATTGAAGTCATTCGTTCTACCGACGGAGTCTGGGCTTGTGCATTCAACTAACTTGAAGCGCAATGTAAAGACATTGACAAAGCTCTGCGCCTTCGTTCAATTGTATATCGACCCATGTGAGCTGCCAGCTATGCTGGAAGAGTTCCTTCCCCATTACACTACGTCTTTCTCGGAAGGCGCCTTTGTCGTCGTTGGGTtgatcaatctcctccttcctacTTCTCCCCCGCCCGAATCCAGAGAGGATCTTCTTCCGCATCATTACCTCCCTACTCATTTCCATCTCTGGTCGCTTGTGAGCCGTTCGAAGACATTTGACATTACCTACCTTGATTATCTGTCTCGTCTAGCTCGAGATTCATTGCCTGCTGGCAATATACCCTTCTCAGAGTATGGCTTATTCACCAAGGAACAGTCATCGCTCATCTTCACGGCTATCCTCCGGCTACTGGAAATTCCGGTCGGGCAGTCCACATCGCCTTACAGCGCTCTTGTGGACATCTCTTCCGGGCTGGGAATAATGCTGGATCGAGACACTCGGAAGCACCCTGTTGCTCATCACATTGCTCGATGGATTGTGATGTCACTCTCGCCCGCTTGCCTTGAAGCCGAGGAATCAGTACTTACTCAGCTTGAGGGCCTTATACAAGCTGTAGAGAccttcttccatccttccaatTCCGGTAGTTGGACCAAGACCTTGTCCCAGTTGGTGTATTATCTAGCCGACTTTTTTGTCATGCGCTGGAACCGTGAGCAGAGTGGGGAGATGGATATACCAGAAGAGCGGAGGCTGACTGAGCCTTTGAAGCGCCGTTTCGTGCTTTGTTTACGCGACGTCATCTTCATGGGTATCTATGCCAAAAGTGGTACCGCAATGAGCTTTTCTCTGTCTACCCTACAGAGTCTGGCATTTTTGGAGCCTCATCTGATCCTTCCAGGAGCTCTGCAGCGGATTTACCCGTCACTTCAAGGTCTTGTAGAGGTTCATCGCACTACCTCTTCGCTCCGTGCTCTGCAGGTCCTCTCGCGCATTATCTCAAGGACGAAGGGCTACCGCTGCCATATGACCACTTTATTGGGCCTTGCACTACCGGGCGTCGACGCTAATGACCTCGAGAAGTCTCTGCATGCATTGTCCTTTATCCAGTCCGCATGCTATAACATACCTATGGCAGATCTGACGAGagaaggggatgatgtaAATTGTAACATGCTCGCAATGCAATGGATTACCGGCGAGATGGAACGCATGGAAGAGCAAGGCGTCGAGGTGCAGCTGAATTACGACACCGAGCTGGACGATAAGACAGAAGAAATGATACTACGGTCCTCTACGTGCGGGTTTGGGGACTTTATTGTATCGTTCTTGGGTCGTGTTTTCACCCTCCTAGAGAACCTGCCGGACGTGACCAGAGTCCGAAATGGTTCCCCTGAAGAGAACATCGTGAATACTCTTCCCGCCACCTTCATGCCGTTACTCTCGTCCCTCTCCCCGGAGTACTACGATATTGCTCTTTCGAAGGTCGTTGACTTCGTGTCGAACCATGTTATCCACCAAGCTCGGGATGCAATGGCCTTCATCTGTAACTCTGTGTGCAAAGTCAGCCCTGCGAAGGCTTTGAAACGCTTCATTCCCGTGTTGACACAGGCTATCCGTACTGAGATCGATGATAATGGCGCAGGATCCACTAGGACAACGGGCACAGATGTCCTTCCTCGCGACCGTGGCCTGGTATGGAACGTTAGCATGCTGAGCATGTGCGTCGTCCATGTCGGAGATGCAGTTCTCGCACATAAGAAAGAACTCTTCGACATAGCTGTGTACATGCAGCAGAAGTGTAGGGGAATACCGACGGTTCATATCTCCAATTTCAttcaccatctccttctcaacctGACGGGAACATATACATCAGACTACTCATTGTATGAGCCTGATGTGGTTGCCAAGGGAATACAGCCTGATCTGTGGAGCTACCGACAGGATCCTTGTAAACTGAGCGTAAAGTGGCATGTTCCAAAGCGTGAAGAGCTCGAATTTGCCGTTGAGCTCTTCCAGAACCAGGCGCAGTCTGCTCTCAAGCAGCTGACGGCACTGACCACCGAGACTTCCAGCGTCAAGCGTGATGGAAGTGGAAAAGACTGGTCAGACGAGGTAACCAGAAATCTGGTCCTGCTACGACTTATCCTTTCGGGTATCTCTGTGCTCTTCGATCCGAAGgcagcatcaacaacaactgTCAACGGTTCTACCACATCCTCCAATGATGTGGAGATGGCAGATGCCAAACAAGATTCGCACACcgttgacgatgaagatgccGACTCGGCCCTGGACAGCTCTGATGAAGCGGCTGTCCGGGAATCATTCTCCTACCCAACAAATTATCCACTGCGTGAGACGGACCAGATGTACACTACGATTCACGAGATCCGAGAGAAGGCAGGCTGGGTCCTCCACGATGTCCACAGATTCCTCTCTGATAagcaggaggatgatgtgCCCTGCTTTGCAGCCCTCTACTCGGCTTACCGGTCTTGGTTTGTGGACGTGGGTATTGAGAGATCCGCCCATGTCCTTGACAGAGTAACACGTCTCCTTGCGGCCGACATTCACCCTTATAAGATGAGCGGTATCCGTAAAGACTACCCTCGTCCTCTGCTCGTACGTAGGGCGAATGTGTACCATCTGCAGCGCTTGAGACACAATGCAGCGCCTCGTCGTCGGTCCAAGCTGGATGAGATTCTGCTATTAGACATTGCCGAGTCCTGCGTTTCCCTTTATACCGAAACGCGGCGCAATGCTCAAAGTGCGGGCGAATCGGCCCTCAAGGCTGTCTGGGGTTCCCGGCTGCTTGtcatccctcctcttctcaaaGCTCTCCAAAAGGGCATCAGGGAGAATGATCACGCACGGATTAAAGGAGCGTTGTTCTCTCTGTTGCTCGGCAGCGTCGCCAAGACAGTCGGTCGTCACTGGAAATTCGCGCCCACTTTGGTCCGAACCTTCATAGACGCAAGTGCCGTCGATAAACCGTCTGTTCAGAGAATCTGCTCTAGCGCAGTGTTCCAGATCATGGATTATGGTCGTTCCATGGAAAGAATGGCCATCTTGGACCGCGACATCGTTGAGGCTATCGCTCCACAAGAGAACGTTTCAGATGAGATCACGCAGAAACGGGAGACAATCAACAACAAGCGTGTGCTTatcgagaaaaagaaggctgACCTGTCAGAAGAGCTTGTCAACCTTGCCCGGGTTTCCCACTGGAAGGTGGCCAGCCGCGCGGCTACTATTGTTATTACAATGGGCCTCAGGTTCGATTATGTTGCAAGCGAGAACCTCATAGACCTGGTGACTCACGGCTCAATCGACGATCACCCCGGTCTAAGGGGTATGTATTCCCAAGCGCTCATCGCATTGTTCACGATGATAGATGTGCGGGCAATTTGCAGCCATGATTACAAGAACTACATTTTGGGACATCAACATTTCCCTTCCAAAATCAAGGTTGCCACCAAGCGGTACGAAGAAGGATGGACCAAAGAATATCTTTCGAGTTTTGGAAATCCCGAAGCGGAGTACTACGTTGACCATGATTTCCCTGGTTGGCTGGTGTGGGCAGATAGCATGCCTGCCTACAAATCGAATGTGGCACGGGATATCGAATACGACGAAGTGGAGTGGAAGGTTCGCGCCTATATGGGTAAACTGTTCGACCGAAGCTGGTTCTCCAAATTCTTCATGTACTTGAAGCAAGAGCCCCGAGATCCTTCGGCGGATAAATTCCGTATGCCCTGTGCTATGATGCTTCTCTACGCATTTGAATTGATGCTTCGAGATGGTCTCACAGCAGCCACTTTCCAAGACATTCAGGAGGAAATCCAGCTTGTGTTTGAAGATGGCAGCGACAAACATCAACATAGGGCTACCGCTGAGATTCTTGGTGCTCTGGTGAGCTCTGTGGCAGATACAAGTGTCGAGAAGCGCACAATGGTCTGGGAATACGCTTTCCCTATTGTCCAGAAGATTTTCACTGATGGCTTGACTCCCGAGAACTCTGGCTACTGGACGACTTTCCTCCACATGATTCTCCAGTGCCGGGATCCTCGACGAGCTTGGCCATTGGTTGACTGGCTTGCTAGTTTCCGACTGGACATGGGTACAAATGCCGCGTTTAAGGAAAGCTCCAAGATCAATCTGCTACACCAGTCTATCATCGATGCTGGGTGGCACTTCCAACTTGAGAAGCCGATTATAAAGGATTTCCTTGCCCACCTTGATCATCCTTACAAGGGCGTTCGCGAAGCGATGGGTCAGACGATCGCGACGATATTCCGCACCAGATACCACGAGTCCTATGCTGATCTCAAACGTCTACTATCAGCCCAAGAGTCAGCATCATCGGTGGGTACCTATCCTTACCTTCCGACTGAAGAATTCACAAAGATGGTCCATGAGGTGTTTGGCCGCATTGAGAAATGGCGCCATGAGAGGACACCTGGCCAACAAGCGCCCTCATCCTACACATCGGGCTGCAAGACAGTTCTTCTGTGGCTCGATTCGACTCTTTCGTCTCACGAGTGCACGCAACTGGtccccttcttcccggaTCTGTTCACGGGGCAACTTTTGCACATGATGGATGTCAAGGAGGACCCAGAGCTGCAGTCCTTGGCATACCACGTCTTCCGTCATCTGCCCAATATTCCGTATCCGGCTGAAGACAATTCTGGATTCATCAAAACTCTCATCCACATTGGACAGACCTCTCCCTCGTGGCATCAACGCCTGCGAGTCATGATCAATATCCAAATCATATATTTCCGTCGCCTCTTCTTGCTCTCCAGCGGTGATCGAGACAAACTGTTCGAGTGTGTCGCGAGCATGTTGGAAGATCCTCAGCACGAAGTGAGAGTGGGTGCATCGGCCACATTGTCCGGTATGATCCGTTGCTCGCCTGTGTCTCTCCGGCAGGAGATGGTCAACCGACTCAGAGAACGGTTCACCAAGGTATTGGTCGAGAATCCCCTTCCGAAGAAACCTAAGGGATTCCGCTCTGGCCTATCGACTCCGGTCTCCTCAGGGGCTGGTACACCGACCCCTGAACATACTCGACTCATCTTAGTCAGGCACGGTGCTGTTCTGGGTCTCGGGGCGCTCATCCAAGCGTTCCCATACAACAGTCCGCCCCCGAGCTGGATGCCGGAGGCGCTGACGACACTTAGTGTTCGTGCTGCCAGTGATCCAGGCATTGTTGGTTCTAGCGTCAAGTCTATCATCAGTGAATTCAAGAAGACAAGGCAAGATACTTGGCATATTGATGCAAAG GCCTTCACGCCGGATCAGCTTGAGGATCTTTCTGGAGTTCTTTGGAAGAGCTATTTCGCATAA